In Paracoccus fistulariae, a single window of DNA contains:
- a CDS encoding two-component system sensor histidine kinase NtrB, with the protein MTRPDPSCLALAQPGPGWNSLPLPALILDPDGCVVAMNDAAEIWLNLSRNSALGKKLAGDEMSKRLRILPSITPVVQRVMALDEALYQPNVCFEIGDRAGGHLDRFAVVHAGPAGASGGAVSLLMVPMDDAGMQLQSRAVRSAARSAIGMAEMLAHEIKNPLAGIRGAAQLIAMGATPEDRDMAEMIVSESQRIVALLDQVERFGDTSAPKLQPVNVHDVLERVRRSAAVGFARDIAIAADYDPSLPMALADADQLMQVCLNLIKNAAEALAGSANPQIRLRSYYDHALRKLPDDDNPTGRPLPLQIELEDNGPGLPQSIADQVFEPFVSGRENGTGLGLALVSKIITDHGALIRVDSRPGRTIFRISLPKA; encoded by the coding sequence ATGACCCGCCCGGATCCGTCCTGCCTTGCCCTGGCGCAACCCGGTCCCGGCTGGAACAGCCTGCCGCTGCCCGCGCTGATCCTTGATCCGGACGGATGCGTGGTGGCGATGAACGACGCCGCCGAAATCTGGCTGAACCTGTCGCGCAATTCCGCCCTGGGCAAGAAGCTGGCCGGGGATGAGATGTCCAAGCGGCTGCGCATCCTGCCCTCCATCACGCCGGTGGTTCAGCGCGTCATGGCGCTGGATGAGGCGCTGTATCAGCCCAATGTCTGTTTCGAGATCGGCGACCGCGCGGGCGGGCATCTGGATCGCTTTGCGGTGGTCCATGCCGGACCGGCAGGCGCAAGCGGCGGCGCGGTCAGCCTGTTGATGGTGCCGATGGACGATGCCGGGATGCAATTGCAATCGCGCGCCGTCCGCAGCGCCGCGCGCAGCGCCATCGGCATGGCCGAGATGCTGGCGCATGAGATAAAGAACCCGCTGGCCGGGATCCGGGGCGCGGCGCAGCTGATCGCGATGGGCGCCACGCCCGAAGATCGCGACATGGCCGAGATGATCGTCAGCGAATCGCAGCGGATCGTGGCGCTTCTGGATCAGGTCGAACGCTTTGGCGACACCTCGGCCCCCAAATTGCAGCCGGTGAATGTCCATGACGTGCTGGAGCGGGTGCGCCGCTCGGCCGCGGTGGGCTTTGCCAGGGATATCGCGATCGCGGCCGATTACGATCCCTCGCTGCCCATGGCGCTGGCCGATGCGGATCAGCTGATGCAGGTCTGCCTGAACCTGATCAAGAATGCGGCCGAGGCGCTGGCGGGCAGCGCAAATCCGCAGATCCGGCTGCGCAGCTATTACGATCACGCGCTGCGCAAGCTGCCCGATGACGACAACCCCACGGGCCGCCCGCTGCCCCTGCAGATCGAGCTAGAGGATAACGGGCCGGGCCTGCCGCAAAGCATCGCCGATCAGGTGTTCGAGCCTTTCGTCTCGGGCCGTGAAAACGGCACCGGTCTTGGCCTGGCGCTGGTCAGCAAGATCATCACCGATCACGGGGCGCTGATCCGCGTTGACAGCCGCCCCGGCCGCACCATCTTTCGCATATCGCTACCCAAAGCCTGA
- the dusB gene encoding tRNA dihydrouridine synthase DusB, translated as MTRTAPIILGDTPLGAPVFLAPMAGITDLPFRRAVARFGAGLMVSEMVASTEMVTPRPSTRAAVRAKALTEGALPVSVQIAGREAGAMAETARIVEGMGARIIDINMGCPAKKVTGGLSGAALMRDLDHALTLIDAVVAAVTVPVTLKMRLGWDEDCLNAADLAGRARDAGVRMLTVHGRTRAQFYKGQADWSRIRAVAKLTGRPPLVANGDIVDAASARAALVASGAEAVMVGRGAQGAPWRLARIAHELHGTPAPEVPTGQALADLVEEHYEDMLDFYGPDLGLRVARKHLGWYATENHAPLRAELLRADSVAATIALIRQAFADAPGEGAGMRAA; from the coding sequence ATGACCCGAACTGCCCCGATCATCCTTGGTGACACGCCGCTGGGCGCGCCGGTCTTTCTGGCGCCGATGGCGGGCATCACCGACCTGCCGTTCCGCCGCGCGGTGGCGCGGTTCGGGGCGGGGCTGATGGTCAGCGAAATGGTCGCCTCGACAGAGATGGTGACGCCGCGCCCCTCGACCCGCGCGGCGGTGCGCGCCAAGGCCCTGACCGAGGGCGCGCTGCCGGTTTCCGTGCAGATCGCCGGGCGCGAGGCCGGGGCGATGGCCGAAACAGCGCGCATCGTGGAAGGCATGGGCGCGCGGATCATCGATATCAATATGGGCTGCCCGGCCAAGAAGGTGACGGGCGGGCTGTCAGGTGCGGCGCTGATGCGCGATCTGGACCATGCATTGACGCTGATCGACGCCGTGGTGGCTGCGGTCACGGTCCCCGTCACGCTGAAGATGCGGCTTGGCTGGGACGAGGATTGCCTGAACGCGGCCGATCTGGCCGGGCGCGCCCGCGATGCCGGGGTGCGCATGCTGACGGTGCATGGCCGCACGCGGGCCCAGTTCTACAAGGGGCAGGCGGATTGGTCGCGGATCCGCGCGGTGGCGAAGCTGACCGGGCGTCCGCCGCTGGTGGCCAATGGGGATATCGTCGATGCGGCCTCGGCCCGGGCGGCGCTGGTGGCCTCGGGGGCCGAGGCGGTGATGGTCGGTCGCGGCGCGCAGGGCGCGCCCTGGCGTCTGGCGCGGATTGCGCATGAATTGCACGGAACGCCCGCGCCAGAGGTGCCGACCGGGCAGGCGCTGGCCGATCTGGTCGAAGAGCATTACGAAGACATGCTGGATTTCTATGGCCCCGATCTGGGCCTGCGCGTCGCGCGCAAGCATCTGGGCTGGTATGCGACGGAAAACCACGCCCCGCTGCGGGCGGAATTGCTGCGGGCCGACAGCGTGGCGGCGACAATTGCCCTGATCCGTCAGGCCTTTGCCGACGCCCCGGGCGAGGGTGCAGGGATGCGCGCCGCATGA
- a CDS encoding L-serine ammonia-lyase, whose protein sequence is MFLSVFDMFKIGVGPSSSHTMGPMVAGSRFLDALRQQPFKPQGLKASLHGSLAFTGKGHATDRATILGLAGFVPATMDAEAAEAALEENRRTKVLPVEGIGDLAFDPERDLRFDFDQALPGHANGMTLSATDAQGDVIYHQIYYSVGGGFVLTDEELAQKADQSRSDAVSKVPFPFATAAEMLEMSRASGKSIAQMKRENELVYRSDADLRQGLDQIWQVMRDCMNRGLTQDGILPGGLNVRRRAKGIHDKLMAERGMNLTAPHVINDWMSTYAMAVNEENAAGGQVVTAPTNGAAGTLPAVIRYWLDHVPGASERDLPDFLLTAAAVGGLIKHNASISGAECGCQAEVGSASAMAAAGLAAVLGGTSEQIENAAEIALEHHLGMTCDPVKGLVQVPCIERNGLGAIKAVSAASLALRGDGQHFVPLDAAIETMRQTGNDMSEKYKETSLGGLAVNVPNC, encoded by the coding sequence ATGTTCCTGTCCGTCTTTGACATGTTCAAAATAGGCGTTGGCCCGTCCTCATCCCATACCATGGGACCGATGGTCGCGGGATCGCGCTTTCTGGACGCGCTGCGGCAGCAGCCTTTCAAGCCGCAGGGGCTGAAGGCAAGCCTGCATGGCAGCCTGGCCTTTACCGGAAAAGGCCACGCCACCGATCGCGCCACGATCCTGGGGCTGGCGGGCTTCGTGCCCGCCACCATGGATGCCGAGGCCGCCGAGGCCGCGCTGGAGGAAAACCGCCGCACGAAGGTTCTGCCGGTCGAGGGGATCGGCGATCTGGCCTTCGATCCGGAACGCGATCTGCGCTTCGATTTCGATCAGGCCCTGCCCGGCCATGCCAATGGCATGACGCTGTCGGCCACCGATGCGCAGGGCGACGTGATTTATCACCAGATCTATTACTCGGTCGGCGGTGGCTTCGTGCTGACCGATGAGGAACTGGCCCAGAAGGCCGATCAAAGCCGCAGCGATGCGGTGTCCAAGGTGCCCTTCCCTTTTGCCACCGCCGCCGAGATGCTGGAAATGTCGCGCGCATCCGGCAAATCCATTGCCCAGATGAAGCGCGAGAACGAGTTGGTCTATCGCAGCGATGCCGATCTGCGTCAGGGGCTGGACCAGATCTGGCAGGTGATGCGCGACTGCATGAATCGCGGGCTGACACAGGACGGCATCCTGCCCGGTGGTCTGAATGTGCGCCGCCGTGCCAAGGGGATCCACGATAAATTGATGGCCGAGCGCGGCATGAACCTGACCGCGCCGCATGTGATCAATGACTGGATGTCCACCTATGCCATGGCCGTGAACGAGGAAAACGCGGCCGGCGGACAGGTCGTGACGGCGCCCACCAATGGCGCGGCGGGCACGCTGCCTGCCGTCATTCGCTATTGGCTGGATCACGTGCCCGGCGCCTCGGAACGCGACCTGCCCGATTTCCTGCTGACCGCCGCGGCGGTGGGCGGGCTGATCAAGCATAACGCCTCGATCTCGGGCGCGGAATGCGGCTGTCAGGCCGAGGTCGGCAGCGCCAGCGCCATGGCCGCCGCAGGTCTGGCCGCCGTTCTGGGCGGCACATCAGAGCAGATTGAAAATGCAGCGGAAATCGCGCTGGAACACCACCTTGGCATGACCTGCGATCCGGTCAAGGGATTGGTGCAGGTGCCCTGCATCGAGCGTAACGGTCTGGGCGCGATCAAGGCCGTCAGCGCCGCCAGCCTGGCACTGCGCGGCGACGGGCAGCATTTCGTGCCGTTGGACGCAGCCATCGAAACCATGCGCCAGACCGGCAATGACATGTCCGAGAAATACAAGGAAACCTCATTGGGCGGGCTGGCGGTCAACGTCCCGAATTGCTGA
- a CDS encoding COG3650 family protein gives MSSRLALVALMILPLAACEGTGFNLSPDAQAEAPATPRAPAVSPLEQPIETGGGSRPVSTAERVTYNTQAFTARGNEPFWSVDVAGSTAIYKTPENQRGQAIRVERLTFAKGVEYIGVRGGRPFALNIRGTECRDSMSGERFPMTAVLTTGGKREEGCAGPASAEVAQAVAATRAPAPAQPKAATPKRRSAPKPAARPAAAPAAASTAAASTAAASTAAATASTETEAPAESSTPAASTATQDSTTATPATTKPSVPAPTMVLPATPPTTTPATTGADSGEATE, from the coding sequence ATGTCTTCGCGCCTTGCCCTTGTCGCCCTGATGATCTTGCCGCTTGCCGCCTGCGAAGGCACCGGTTTCAACCTCAGCCCTGATGCCCAGGCCGAAGCCCCGGCCACGCCGCGCGCGCCTGCCGTCTCGCCGCTGGAACAGCCGATCGAAACCGGTGGCGGCAGCCGCCCCGTGTCGACCGCCGAGCGGGTGACCTATAACACCCAGGCCTTCACCGCCCGCGGGAATGAGCCCTTCTGGTCGGTCGATGTCGCAGGCAGCACCGCGATCTACAAAACACCCGAAAATCAGCGCGGTCAGGCCATCCGGGTCGAGCGTCTGACCTTTGCCAAGGGCGTGGAATATATCGGCGTGCGGGGCGGTCGGCCCTTCGCGCTGAACATTCGCGGCACCGAATGCCGCGACTCGATGTCGGGTGAGCGTTTCCCGATGACCGCCGTGCTGACGACCGGCGGCAAGCGGGAAGAAGGCTGCGCGGGCCCGGCCTCGGCCGAGGTGGCGCAGGCTGTCGCGGCCACCCGCGCCCCTGCCCCGGCACAGCCCAAGGCCGCCACCCCCAAACGCCGCAGCGCGCCGAAACCTGCCGCCCGCCCGGCAGCGGCGCCCGCAGCCGCAAGCACGGCGGCAGCAAGCACGGCTGCAGCAAGCACGGCGGCAGCAACGGCCAGCACGGAGACGGAAGCCCCGGCCGAAAGCAGCACCCCCGCCGCCAGCACGGCCACACAGGACAGCACGACCGCCACCCCGGCGACCACCAAGCCCTCGGTCCCGGCGCCGACCATGGTCCTGCCCGCAACGCCACCGACCACCACGCCAGCCACCACTGGCGCGGACTCCGGCGAGGCGACCGAATAA